In one Shewanella loihica PV-4 genomic region, the following are encoded:
- a CDS encoding CsgG/HfaB family protein produces the protein MKPLLMAAGLLFLSACSSTNELEQVQASSSLMPKGESYYDLINLPAPQGVMLAAVYDFRDQTGQYKPIPSSNFSTAVPQSGTAFLAQALNDSSWFIPVEREGLQNLLTERKIVRAGLNGDANKLPQLNSAQILMEGGIVAYDTNVRTGGAGARYLGIGAATQFRVDTVTVNLRAVDIRTGRLLSSVTTTKSILSKEITAGVFKFIDAQELLESELGYTSNEPVSLCVASAIESAVVHMIADGIWKGAWNLADQPSGLRSPVLQKYWLEAHSEARVRAKINQS, from the coding sequence ACCTTTGTTGATGGCCGCTGGCCTGTTATTTCTCTCGGCCTGTTCTAGCACCAATGAACTTGAACAGGTGCAAGCCTCTTCGAGTCTGATGCCCAAGGGCGAGAGCTACTATGATCTCATTAATCTGCCTGCGCCCCAGGGGGTGATGCTGGCCGCCGTGTATGATTTTCGCGATCAGACAGGTCAATATAAGCCAATTCCGTCGAGTAACTTTTCTACCGCCGTGCCCCAGAGTGGCACCGCTTTTCTCGCTCAGGCATTGAATGATTCCAGTTGGTTTATTCCCGTCGAGCGCGAGGGGCTGCAGAATCTACTTACCGAACGTAAGATTGTCAGGGCCGGGCTTAACGGTGATGCCAACAAGCTGCCTCAGCTGAACTCGGCGCAGATCCTGATGGAAGGAGGCATAGTTGCCTATGACACCAATGTCAGAACCGGTGGCGCGGGGGCCCGCTACCTGGGCATAGGCGCGGCAACTCAGTTTCGTGTCGATACTGTGACAGTCAACCTGAGGGCGGTTGATATTCGCACCGGCCGATTATTGAGTAGCGTGACCACCACTAAGTCTATCTTGTCCAAAGAGATCACCGCCGGGGTGTTTAAGTTTATCGATGCCCAGGAGCTGCTTGAGTCTGAGCTTGGCTATACCTCAAACGAGCCTGTGAGTCTGTGTGTGGCATCGGCCATCGAAAGTGCGGTGGTGCATATGATTGCCGATGGGATCTGGAAAGGTGCTTGGAATTTAGCCGATCAGCCCAGTGGTCTGCGCAGTCCAGTGTTACAAAAATATTGGTTAGAAGCGCATTCCGAGGCCAGGGTGCGAGCAAAAATCAATCAAAGCTGA